The Devosia sp. A16 genome includes a window with the following:
- the glyA gene encoding serine hydroxymethyltransferase → MSAATSLPLFPRFFTNTLAETDPEIAEAIKLELGRQQHEIELIASENIVSKAVLEAQGSIMTNKYAEGYPGKRYYGGCQYVDIAENLAIERAKQLFGANFANVQPNSGSQMNQAVFLALLEPGDTFMGLDLNSGGHLTHGSPVNMSGKWFKVVSYGVRQDDHLLDMDEVAQKAREHRPKLILAGGTAYSRVWDWARFREIADEVGAYLMVDMAHIAGLVAGGVHPSPVPHAHVVTTTTHKSLRGPRGGMILSNDEAIAKKINSAVFPGLQGGPLMHVIAAKAVAFKEALQPEFKAYARQVVANARALAATLIENGLDVVSGGTDNHLMLVDLRKKNATGKRAEAGLGRAYITCNKNGIPFDPEKPFVTSGVRLGTPAATSRGFGEAEFREIGKLIVEVLDGLREANSDEGNAAVEAAVRDKVMALTSRFPIYAD, encoded by the coding sequence ATGAGCGCCGCCACGTCCCTTCCGCTCTTTCCCCGTTTCTTCACCAACACACTGGCCGAAACCGATCCCGAGATCGCCGAGGCCATCAAGCTGGAACTCGGCCGCCAGCAGCACGAGATCGAGCTGATCGCGTCCGAAAACATCGTGTCCAAGGCCGTGCTCGAGGCCCAGGGCTCGATCATGACCAACAAGTATGCCGAGGGGTATCCGGGCAAGCGCTATTACGGCGGCTGTCAGTATGTCGATATCGCCGAGAACCTGGCGATCGAGCGCGCCAAGCAACTGTTCGGCGCCAATTTCGCCAACGTCCAGCCGAACTCCGGTTCGCAGATGAATCAGGCCGTCTTCCTGGCGCTGCTTGAGCCGGGCGACACCTTCATGGGGCTCGACCTCAACTCCGGCGGCCACCTGACGCACGGCTCGCCCGTCAACATGAGCGGCAAGTGGTTCAAGGTCGTCTCCTATGGCGTCCGCCAGGACGATCACCTGCTCGACATGGACGAGGTGGCGCAGAAGGCCCGCGAGCACCGTCCCAAGCTCATCCTCGCCGGCGGCACCGCCTATTCGCGCGTCTGGGACTGGGCGCGCTTCCGCGAGATCGCCGATGAAGTCGGCGCCTATCTCATGGTCGACATGGCCCACATTGCCGGCCTCGTTGCCGGTGGCGTGCACCCCTCGCCGGTGCCGCACGCGCACGTGGTCACCACCACCACGCACAAGTCGCTGCGCGGCCCCCGCGGCGGCATGATCCTTTCCAACGACGAAGCCATCGCCAAGAAGATCAACTCGGCGGTGTTCCCCGGCCTGCAGGGCGGTCCGCTGATGCATGTCATCGCGGCCAAGGCCGTGGCCTTCAAGGAGGCGCTGCAGCCCGAGTTCAAGGCCTACGCCCGCCAGGTGGTGGCCAATGCCCGGGCTCTCGCCGCGACGCTGATCGAGAACGGCCTCGACGTGGTCTCGGGCGGCACCGACAATCACCTGATGCTGGTGGACCTGCGCAAGAAGAACGCCACCGGCAAGCGGGCGGAAGCCGGCCTCGGCCGTGCCTACATCACCTGCAACAAGAACGGCATTCCGTTCGATCCGGAAAAGCCGTTCGTCACCTCGGGCGTTCGTCTCGGCACGCCGGCGGCAACCAGCCGCGGCTTCGGCGAGGCGGAGTTCCGCGAGATCGGCAAGCTGATCGTCGAGGTGCTGGATGGTCTGCGCGAAGCCAATTCCGACGAAGGCAATGCCGCGGTGGAAGCGGCGGTGCGCGATAAGGTCATGGCATTGACCTCCCGCTTCCCGATCTACGCCGACTAA
- the nrdR gene encoding transcriptional regulator NrdR, which produces MRCPYCGNDDTQVKDSRPTEDSNAIRRRRICPSCGGRFTTFERVQLRELLVVKKSGRKVPFDRDKLARSVGTAIRKRDVEPERVERMISGVVRQLESLGDVEVTSDQIGEFVMEGLKGLDDVAFVRFASVYKNFSAADDFRSFLTELGDDERNKPNHDDD; this is translated from the coding sequence ATGCGCTGCCCCTATTGCGGAAATGACGATACGCAGGTCAAGGACAGCCGCCCGACCGAGGATTCGAACGCCATTCGCCGCCGGCGGATCTGCCCCAGCTGCGGCGGACGCTTCACCACTTTCGAACGCGTGCAACTGCGCGAACTGCTGGTGGTCAAGAAATCCGGCCGCAAGGTGCCGTTCGATCGTGACAAGCTGGCGCGCTCGGTTGGCACCGCCATCCGCAAGCGCGACGTCGAGCCGGAGCGGGTGGAGCGCATGATCTCGGGCGTGGTCCGCCAGCTCGAGAGCCTGGGCGACGTCGAGGTGACCTCCGATCAAATCGGTGAGTTCGTGATGGAAGGACTGAAGGGGCTCGACGACGTTGCGTTCGTGCGCTTCGCTTCGGTCTACAAGAATTTCTCGGCAGCCGACGATTTCCGCTCCTTCCTCACCGAGCTGGGTGACGACGAGCGCAACAAGCCCAATCACGACGACGATTGA
- the nusB gene encoding transcription antitermination factor NusB — protein MAQPKPRDPSAPRTANQRGAARLAAVQALYQMDVGRQTLEDTLSQFSAIHVGREVEGEEYLPADADFFRQIVTGVIKAQLQIDPAVDNALVDGWPMPRIDATLRAILRAATFELLRRKDIPARVVITEYVDVAKAFYEDDAPKMVNAVLDGVARAAGRDDEATKSR, from the coding sequence ATGGCCCAGCCCAAGCCACGTGATCCATCCGCCCCTCGCACTGCCAACCAGCGCGGCGCGGCGCGCCTCGCTGCCGTCCAGGCCCTCTATCAGATGGACGTGGGTCGCCAGACGCTCGAGGATACCTTGAGCCAGTTCAGCGCGATCCATGTCGGCCGCGAGGTCGAGGGCGAGGAATATCTGCCGGCCGATGCCGATTTCTTCCGCCAGATCGTCACCGGGGTGATCAAGGCGCAACTGCAGATCGATCCCGCGGTGGACAATGCGCTGGTCGACGGTTGGCCGATGCCGCGTATCGACGCGACGCTCAGGGCGATCCTGCGTGCGGCGACGTTTGAGTTGCTGCGGCGCAAGGATATTCCGGCGCGGGTTGTCATCACCGAGTACGTGGACGTCGCCAAGGCGTTCTACGAGGATGACGCGCCCAAGATGGTCAATGCCGTGCTCGACGGCGTGGCGCGCGCCGCGGGGCGCGACGACGAAGCGACGAAGTCCAGGTAG
- a CDS encoding MFS transporter, giving the protein MDERATNIGSPLRNIGLLAVAQAILGSNQAIIMSIASLTAATMVADKGFATVPVTLMIIGTALATGPAALLIHALGRREGLMLGAAIAIPAGIIAALAAWLDQFWLFCLALAVFGLPAAFANQYRFAAADSVPASLKSRAISWVLFGGVVAGFLGPQLAAHTKGWIPGHEFAATYLVMGLLALVAIAVISRTRLAPTVKRAEDRKAGRSLPVLLRDTGIWVPMVVAAASYSLMVLVMIAAPLAMVYVCGHTTEDAAFAIQWHIVAMFAPSFVTGAVIQRVGARLTAAIGLLLILVAAGVNLHGVTTLHFDISLILLGVGWNFGFIAATAMLAAAYRPEEAAKVQAANEQVVFGVMALASIASGLLLQLIGWEAINLLAIPVAAAAILALAWVSFRPGRAQPAGDI; this is encoded by the coding sequence ATGGATGAGCGCGCCACCAATATCGGCTCGCCGCTCCGCAATATCGGGTTGCTGGCCGTGGCTCAGGCGATCCTGGGGTCGAACCAGGCGATCATCATGTCGATCGCCTCGCTCACTGCCGCCACCATGGTTGCCGACAAGGGTTTTGCCACCGTCCCCGTTACCCTGATGATCATCGGGACAGCGCTCGCCACTGGACCGGCGGCGCTGCTGATCCACGCGCTTGGCCGCCGCGAGGGGCTGATGCTCGGCGCGGCGATCGCCATTCCGGCCGGCATCATTGCCGCCTTGGCGGCCTGGCTCGATCAGTTCTGGCTGTTCTGCCTGGCGCTGGCGGTGTTCGGCCTACCGGCGGCCTTCGCCAACCAGTACCGCTTCGCGGCGGCCGACAGTGTCCCGGCCAGCCTCAAGTCACGGGCGATCTCATGGGTGCTGTTCGGTGGGGTGGTGGCGGGCTTTCTCGGTCCGCAGCTCGCCGCACACACCAAGGGCTGGATCCCGGGGCATGAGTTTGCCGCGACTTACCTGGTCATGGGCCTGCTGGCGCTGGTGGCCATCGCGGTGATCAGCCGCACCCGCCTCGCGCCGACGGTTAAGCGGGCGGAGGATCGCAAGGCTGGCAGGTCGCTGCCGGTGCTGTTGCGCGATACTGGCATCTGGGTGCCGATGGTCGTTGCCGCCGCGAGCTATTCGCTGATGGTGCTGGTGATGATCGCGGCGCCGCTGGCCATGGTCTACGTCTGCGGGCACACCACAGAGGACGCGGCATTTGCCATCCAGTGGCACATCGTTGCGATGTTTGCGCCAAGCTTCGTCACCGGTGCCGTCATCCAGCGGGTCGGCGCGCGGCTGACCGCGGCCATCGGGCTGCTGCTGATCCTGGTCGCCGCGGGGGTTAACCTCCACGGCGTCACCACGCTGCACTTCGATATTTCGCTGATCCTGCTGGGCGTTGGCTGGAACTTCGGATTCATTGCCGCAACCGCCATGCTCGCGGCAGCCTATCGGCCTGAAGAGGCGGCGAAGGTGCAGGCCGCCAACGAGCAGGTAGTGTTCGGCGTGATGGCCCTGGCCTCGATCGCCTCAGGCCTGCTGCTGCAACTGATCGGCTGGGAAGCTATCAACCTGCTGGCCATTCCGGTCGCCGCCGCGGCGATCCTGGCGCTGGCCTGGGTCAGCTTCCGGCCGGGCAGGGCGCAGCCAGCCGGCGATATCTGA
- a CDS encoding outer membrane protein assembly factor BamE: protein MSLTQSKARGYEISEDAVAQIRVGQSAALVTAVLGSPQITNSFATETAWYYLGEKVQQTAFGMELSKQRTLLVVYFDKKNKVVDTERLGVKDGKSFSIESRRTPSYGQDRTFLESILSSI, encoded by the coding sequence ATGAGTCTCACGCAGTCCAAAGCCCGCGGCTACGAGATCTCCGAAGACGCGGTGGCACAGATTCGCGTCGGCCAGAGCGCCGCGCTGGTCACTGCCGTGCTCGGCTCGCCGCAGATCACCAACTCGTTCGCCACCGAAACCGCCTGGTACTATTTGGGTGAGAAGGTGCAGCAGACCGCGTTCGGCATGGAACTGAGCAAGCAACGCACCCTGCTCGTCGTCTACTTCGACAAGAAGAACAAGGTGGTCGATACCGAGCGGCTGGGCGTCAAGGACGGCAAGTCGTTCTCGATCGAGAGCCGTCGCACGCCGTCCTACGGTCAGGACCGGACCTTCCTCGAGTCGATCCTGTCGTCGATCTGA
- a CDS encoding ubiquinol-cytochrome C chaperone family protein, protein MILNLFRKNPSSDAVYAIYTAIVAQSRQPVFYADWGIPDTVTGRFDMISLHLSLLFRRLRAEKSAAEFSQALFDLFFKDMDNSLRELGAGDMAVPKKVRKMSEIFYGLMTSLNEAMDRGDRPGVESVLRRNVYAEAESVHAPQLAAYLFAQSDSLAAQALTDIVGGRLDMAAAA, encoded by the coding sequence ATGATATTGAACTTGTTCAGGAAAAACCCGTCCTCCGACGCTGTTTATGCCATCTATACAGCCATTGTGGCGCAATCCCGGCAACCCGTCTTCTACGCCGACTGGGGCATTCCCGACACGGTCACCGGTCGCTTCGACATGATCTCGCTGCACCTGTCGCTGCTGTTTCGGCGCCTGCGGGCCGAGAAATCGGCTGCCGAGTTCAGCCAGGCGCTGTTCGATCTGTTCTTCAAGGACATGGACAATTCGCTGCGCGAGCTGGGAGCAGGGGACATGGCGGTGCCCAAGAAAGTCCGCAAGATGAGCGAGATCTTCTACGGCCTGATGACCAGCCTCAACGAGGCGATGGACCGCGGCGACCGGCCCGGCGTCGAGTCGGTGCTGCGCCGCAACGTGTACGCCGAGGCTGAGTCGGTCCACGCGCCACAGCTGGCCGCCTACCTGTTCGCTCAATCCGACTCGCTGGCCGCGCAGGCGCTGACCGATATCGTCGGGGGGCGCCTCGACATGGCGGCGGCGGCATGA
- a CDS encoding DUF177 domain-containing protein yields the protein MSSEQLRIADASIRLDSMPAAGRDLVLVVGAADRLAIAEQLGITAVEKLEVKLHAVRFKGGIRVSGRLIATTVQPSVVSLEPVTQEIVEPIERVFLPGGEKVYAGPADAEIFVDLDGEDVPDHFEGNEADLSALIIETLALTLDPYPRQPGESLGALRDDGDTESDLPFAGLKILKTPEDKG from the coding sequence ATGAGTTCGGAACAGCTGCGCATTGCGGATGCCAGCATCCGCCTCGATTCGATGCCGGCGGCGGGGCGCGACCTTGTGCTGGTGGTGGGCGCTGCCGATCGGCTGGCGATCGCCGAGCAGCTCGGGATCACCGCGGTGGAAAAGCTCGAGGTCAAGCTCCACGCCGTCCGTTTCAAGGGCGGCATCCGGGTATCCGGACGGTTGATCGCCACCACGGTGCAGCCGAGTGTGGTGTCGCTCGAGCCGGTCACGCAGGAGATCGTCGAGCCGATCGAGCGGGTATTTCTGCCCGGTGGCGAGAAGGTCTATGCCGGTCCCGCCGATGCTGAGATCTTCGTCGATCTTGACGGCGAGGATGTGCCCGACCATTTCGAGGGCAACGAGGCCGATCTGTCGGCGCTGATCATCGAGACCCTGGCACTGACCCTCGACCCGTATCCGCGCCAGCCGGGTGAAAGCCTTGGCGCCTTGCGCGACGATGGCGATACCGAAAGCGATCTGCCCTTTGCCGGCCTCAAAATCCTCAAGACTCCCGAGGACAAGGGCTAG
- the plsX gene encoding phosphate acyltransferase PlsX — MSDSIRISVDAMGGDKGPRVAVEGARLFWRERKNTSFIFHGREAELKPLLDEFPDLRKVSRIVDAEVVISMEEKPSQALRKGRGTSSMWAAIQSVKDGEADVAISGGNTGALMAMATFCLRPIEGISRPAIAALWPTLRTDIIVLDVGATVGGDAKQLTDFSILGAALARALFDQELPTVGLLNVGTEEMKGHDEVKEAARILHAASGEGFVYHGFVEGDDIGKGTVDVVVTEGFAGNIALKTAEGTARQVGAYIRNALKADLISMLGAAIAGQALQALRRKLDPRNINGGVFLGLNGIVIKSHGGTDEVGFKGALSLAYEMARSRVMDKIGEGMRRFPTLSVAPSTEAAPAPETEAKSA; from the coding sequence ATGAGCGATTCCATCCGTATCTCCGTTGACGCCATGGGCGGCGACAAGGGCCCGCGCGTGGCCGTCGAAGGCGCGCGCCTGTTCTGGCGCGAGCGCAAGAACACCAGTTTCATTTTCCACGGTCGCGAGGCCGAGCTGAAACCGCTGCTGGACGAGTTCCCGGACCTCAGGAAGGTCTCGCGTATCGTCGATGCCGAGGTCGTCATCTCGATGGAGGAGAAACCCTCGCAGGCGCTGCGCAAGGGCCGCGGCACCTCTTCGATGTGGGCGGCCATCCAGTCGGTCAAGGATGGCGAGGCCGATGTGGCGATTTCCGGCGGCAACACCGGGGCGCTGATGGCGATGGCCACCTTCTGCCTCCGGCCGATCGAAGGCATCTCCCGACCGGCGATCGCTGCGCTCTGGCCGACGCTGCGCACCGACATCATCGTGCTCGATGTCGGTGCGACGGTTGGTGGCGACGCCAAGCAGCTGACCGATTTTTCGATCCTCGGAGCGGCTTTGGCGCGGGCGCTGTTCGACCAGGAACTGCCCACGGTCGGGCTGCTCAATGTCGGCACCGAGGAGATGAAGGGGCACGACGAGGTCAAGGAAGCCGCGCGGATTCTCCACGCTGCCAGCGGCGAGGGCTTTGTCTATCACGGCTTCGTCGAAGGCGATGATATCGGCAAGGGCACGGTTGACGTGGTGGTCACCGAGGGCTTTGCCGGCAATATCGCGCTGAAGACGGCCGAGGGCACGGCCCGGCAGGTGGGCGCCTACATCCGCAATGCGCTCAAGGCCGACCTCATCTCGATGCTCGGCGCGGCGATCGCCGGCCAGGCGCTGCAGGCGCTCCGCCGCAAGCTCGACCCCCGCAACATCAACGGCGGCGTCTTCCTCGGCCTCAACGGCATCGTCATCAAGTCGCATGGCGGCACCGACGAGGTCGGCTTCAAGGGCGCCCTCAGCCTGGCTTACGAGATGGCTCGCAGCCGGGTCATGGACAAGATCGGCGAAGGCATGCGCCGCTTCCCCACTCTGAGCGTGGCGCCCTCGACCGAGGCAGCGCCGGCTCCCGAAACCGAGGCGAAATCCGCGTGA
- a CDS encoding beta-ketoacyl-ACP synthase III, whose protein sequence is MTDRKSIIRSVGSYLPARVVINDELAKTVDTSDEWIQQRTGIKQRHIAAEGENTSDLAAAAGRKAMENAGISVEDVDLIVVATTTPDMTFPATAAVVQQKLGMHHGAAFDIQAVCSGFVYAVATADSYLKNGLARRALVIGAETATRILDWNDRTTCVLFGDGAGAAVMELGKPGEDRGVLATSLRSDGRHWNKLYTDGGPSSTQSMGHIRMEGKEVFKHAVGMITDVVYKVLEDTGHSIEDLDWFVPHQANKRIIDGAGVKLGLPPEKVVVTVDRHANTSAASVPLALHTAVADGRIKRGDLVMIEAMGGGFTWGASLIRW, encoded by the coding sequence GTGACTGACAGGAAATCCATTATCCGCAGCGTCGGCTCCTATCTTCCGGCGCGTGTGGTGATTAATGACGAGCTGGCCAAGACCGTCGACACCTCCGACGAGTGGATCCAGCAGCGCACCGGCATCAAGCAGCGCCACATCGCCGCCGAGGGTGAGAACACCTCCGACCTCGCCGCTGCCGCCGGGCGCAAGGCGATGGAGAATGCCGGCATCTCGGTCGAAGATGTCGACCTGATCGTGGTTGCGACCACGACGCCCGACATGACCTTTCCGGCGACCGCCGCCGTGGTGCAGCAGAAGCTGGGTATGCATCATGGCGCGGCATTCGACATCCAGGCCGTGTGCTCCGGCTTCGTCTACGCCGTGGCGACCGCCGACTCCTACCTCAAGAACGGTCTGGCGCGCCGCGCTCTGGTGATCGGCGCCGAGACGGCCACGCGCATCCTCGACTGGAACGACCGCACCACCTGCGTGCTGTTCGGCGACGGGGCAGGGGCGGCAGTGATGGAACTGGGCAAGCCCGGCGAGGATCGCGGGGTGCTCGCCACCTCGCTTCGCTCCGACGGTCGCCACTGGAACAAACTTTACACCGACGGCGGCCCCAGTTCGACGCAGTCCATGGGACACATCCGCATGGAGGGCAAGGAGGTCTTCAAGCACGCCGTCGGCATGATCACCGACGTGGTCTACAAGGTGCTCGAGGATACCGGCCACAGCATCGAGGATCTTGACTGGTTCGTGCCGCACCAGGCCAACAAGCGCATCATCGATGGTGCCGGCGTCAAGCTCGGCCTGCCGCCCGAGAAGGTGGTGGTCACCGTCGATCGCCACGCCAACACGTCTGCGGCCTCGGTTCCGTTGGCCCTGCACACCGCCGTGGCCGACGGCCGGATCAAGCGCGGCGACCTGGTAATGATCGAGGCGATGGGCGGCGGCTTCACCTGGGGCGCTTCGCTGATCCGCTGGTAG
- a CDS encoding integration host factor subunit alpha, whose protein sequence is MTQRTVTRADLAEAVYEAVGLSRTESAELVERVLDLIGDALVEGHNVKLSSFGSFQVRSKNERIGRNPKTGEEVPILPRQVLVFKPSNVLKSKINKSMVRSGK, encoded by the coding sequence ATGACGCAGAGAACGGTCACGCGAGCCGACTTGGCGGAAGCGGTCTACGAGGCGGTGGGGTTGTCCCGCACCGAGTCGGCCGAATTGGTGGAGCGGGTGCTCGACCTCATCGGCGATGCGCTCGTAGAGGGCCACAACGTAAAACTCTCGTCTTTCGGCTCATTTCAGGTGCGTTCGAAGAACGAGCGGATCGGCCGGAATCCCAAGACCGGCGAGGAAGTGCCGATCCTGCCGCGTCAGGTTCTGGTGTTCAAACCCAGCAACGTGTTGAAATCCAAGATCAACAAATCTATGGTCCGGTC